The Eikenella corrodens genome segment ATCCGTTGCACCGCTGCCCGAAAGCTATCCTTACCGCACCCGCATCAGCCGCAATGTGTACGAAAAAGAAAAGAAAAAGCTGCAAATTGAGCTGCTCAAAGTACAAAGCTGGGTGAAAGAGAGCGGCAGCCGCATCGCCGCCATATTTGAAGGCCGTGATGCTGCCGGTAAAGGCGGTACCATCAAACGCTATATGGAACACCTCAATCCACGCGGCGCCCGCGTGGTTGCCTTGGAGAAACCCAGCGACCGTGAGCGCGGCCAATGGTATTTCCAGCGCTATATCAATCATCTGCCCACTGCCGGCGAAATGGTGTTTTTCGACCGATCTTGGTACAACCGTGCCGGCGTAGAACGCGTAATGGGCTTTTGCGAACCGCATGAATACCTGCAATTCATGCGCCAAGCGCCCGAATTAGAACGCATGTTGGTAAACAGCGGTATGCACCTGTTTAAATTCTGGTTTTCCGTATCACGCGAAGAACAGCTGCGCCGCTTTATCTCCCGCCGCGACGACCCTTTAAAACACTGGAAACTCTCGCCCGTGGACATCGAGTCGCTCGACCGTTGGGACGCCTATACCGAAGCCAAGAACACCATGTTCTTCCACACCCACACTGGGGATGCGCCGTGGACCATCATCAAGTCCGATGACAAAAAACGCGCCCGCCTCAACTGTATCCGCTTCTTCCTGCATGCCCTCGACTACCCCGACCGCGATCTTAAAGCCATCGGCCCGGTTGACCCATTGATCGTGCAAGTGCCCAATGCACAATTTAAAGACACCATCAATATGAATGCGGATTAAGGCATAACATGAAAAAGGCTACCTGAAAACTTTCAGGTAGCCTTCTATATTGTATGGGCAACTAGTTATACCAAGAATTTTTTGATGTCGATGCCTTTTTCTTGGGCTTCTACAATCCATTTCGGCCGTTTGCCCACGCCGCCCCAAGTTGCGCCGGTTTTCGGATTGCGGTATTGCGGGCGGCTTTGTTTTTCTTTCAGACCTGCTTCGATATCGGCAACGCTGATTTCAAAGTCTCGCATGATGGCCAGAATCTGATTGACCTTCTTCTTACGCTCGGAAGCCAAACGGCGCTGGATACGGTCTTCTAAGGATTTCTTCTGTTCCAAGAGTTGGTCTAAAGTTTCACGTGCTGCCATGATGTTTCCTTTGTGGAGGTTGTTAAAATTTATTTCTGGCCTGATTATAAGGGCATTTCGATTTATTACGCTACAAATAAATTGCCGGTTTGGCACGAATATGTGCCAAACCGGCTCAGTTTCTTTATTGAAAATCAGGCTTCAGCTTTCAGTAAATCTTGCAATTCGCCGGCTTCATACATTTCCATCAGAATATCTGATCCGCCCACAAATTCGCCGTTTACATACAGTTGCGGGATGGTGGGCCAGTTGGCGTATTCTTTGATGCCTTGGCGGATTTCAGGGTTTTCCAATACGTTTACCGTAACGAAATCATTGCAGCCGGCGGCCTGCAGGATTTGCACGGCGCGGGAAGAGAAACCGCATTGCGGGAATTGTTTGGTGCCTTTCATAAACAGCACAATGCGATTGCTGTTTACGAATTGTTTGATTTCTTCTTGGATGCTCATGGTGTTTCCTTTTATGGATTAAATATGGATAAAAATTCGGGTGCAAAACGGCGGCCATTATAGCGGATTACATTTGCTTTCGATACCGGAAGCGGCAGCGAAATGAATGTGCCATAGCCGATTTGCCGACTATGCCGGGCGCGTCCACACGGCGGCGAAGAAGCCGTCTGTGCGGTGTTCTGCGGTGGAGAGTTGCAGATAGGGGCTACCTGAAAATAATTCCGGGCAGTCGGGCAGCAGTTCGGCGGCGTTTGCCAGCTGCCAATCGGGGTGGGCGGCGCTGAAGCGTTCGGCCTGCTGTTCGTTTTCAGTTGCGAGCACGCTACAGGTGGCATACACCAAACGGCCGCCGGGGTGCACCAGGCGGGCGGCGGCTTCGAGGATGGCAGCCTGTTGTTTTGCCAATTCGGTGATGCGTTCGGGCGATTGGCGGTATTTCAAATCGGGGTTGCGGCGCAGGGTACCCAACCCGGAGCAGGGTGCGTCCACCAGCACGCGGTCGGCTTTGCCGATGAGGCGTTCGAGGCGCGGGTCGGTTTCGCTGCCGATGCGCTGGGGGCTGATGTTGGTGAGGCCGGCACGCACCATGCGAGGTTTGAGTTTGGCCAGGCGCTTTTCGGCCACATCGAAGGCGTAGAGGCGGCCGCTATTATTCATGGCGGCGCCCAGGGCGAGGGTTTTGCCGCCCGCGCCGGCGCAGAAATCGACGATGATTTCGCCGCGCCGCGCGCCGGTGAGGCGGGCGAGCAGCTGGCTGCCCTCGTCTTGCACTTCGATGGTGCCTTCTAAAAACAGCGGGTGGCACATGAGGGCGGATTTGTCGTACAGGCGGATGCCCCACGGCGAATACGGCGTGGCTTCGCAGCGGATGCCTTCGCTTTGCAGCTGGGCAAGCACTTTGTCGCGCTTGGCTTGAAGGGTGTTCACGCGCAAATCGAGCGGGGCGGGGGTGGCGGTGCTGCGGCCGAAGGCGAGGATGTGTTCGTCGTTCCAGCCTTGGGCGCGCAGTTGGGCGATGAGCCACTCTGGCAGTTCGGCGGCGGTGTTCAACTGCCCGGCAAACTCGGTTTTTTTGGCTTTCAGGTAGCCTAGAAACTCAGTCTCTTCGGCATTGGTGCAATCGGCTAGGGCGGAAATGCTGATGCCGCGACCCAATACTAGGGCAGCCAGCGCGGCGCGGCGGGATTGGCGCACGGGCTCGGGCAGCACGCTTTGGATTTTCTGCAAATGGCGCAGGGCGGCAAACACGGTTTCGGCGATTTCGTGCCGGTCTTGGCGGCCGAGTTTTTTGTGGCTGCGGAAATAGGCGGAAACGAGGGCATCGGCGGGCTGCTCGAAGCTGAGCACTTGGCCGAGCAGGGTGGAGGTGTGGAGGAGTTGGGCAGGGGTCATTTGGGCGTAGTGGTTTCAGGTAGCCTGGGAAGGGGGAAGGCTACCTGAAAATGGGCAGATATAGTGAATTAAATTTAAACCAGTACAACGTTGGCTCGCCTTGCCGTACTACTTGTACTGTCTGCGGCTCGCCGCCTTGTCCTGATTTAAATTTAATCCACTATAAGAAACAGACAGGCTGCGGGGCGGCTTGTCTGTTTGGTTTGGATTTCAGGTAGCCTGTGTTGCTGCTTACTTGGGTGGCTGCAATGGTGTGCCGTCGATTTTGCCGCTACGCAGTTTGAGCTCGTAGGTTTTGCCGTCGTCGGTGTATTTGATGAGGGCGGGGATGTTGGCAAAATCGGGGGCGAAGGAATATTCGATGGTGTCGTCGCCGCGCTGTACACGGAAGCGGTTTACCGCAATGCTGGCGCCGTTGATGTTGTAGCGGGCGGAAGGCAGGCGGGTCATGCCGCGCACGGGGTAAACGCGTTTGCCGTTGGTAATGTGCAGGTTGGCAGGCAGTTGGCCATTATTGAGCGCAAGCTGCCAGGCCAGGGTGAAGAGGTCGAAAGTGGGGCCGGCAAGCGGCTGGCTTTCGGTGTGGCCGGCTTTGCCGTAGGTGATGGTTTTGGCACCGTAGTCGAAAGTGGCGCCGGCATAGGCGCGGCCTTTGCGGGTGTCGCTGTAGCGGGCGGGCTGCAGTCGGTTGCCGCTGATGCTGCCGCTGGAGGAAAAGCGCATTTTGTAGAGAGGCACGTTGATGTCGGCGTTTACGTTGTAGCGGCCGCCGTTTTGGTTGAAGGTCATCACAGCGGGCACGCCATAGGGACCGATGTAGTGCAGCTCGGCGTTTTTGGGAAAGGCGGTTTCGGCAGCGGCAGTGGGCGCGGCCAGTGCGGCGGCGCACAGGGCGGCGGCAGTGCTGAGGCGGAGGGTGAGACTGGTCATTTGTGGTTCCTTTGCTGAAAAAGGGAAGGTGCGCTGCGAATCAGCGGCTTTGGGGCGGCATTATAGCCTTAAGTTTTATATTGGGGGCGTGCGGTTACATGGTTT includes the following:
- the ppk2 gene encoding polyphosphate kinase 2, with amino-acid sequence MTDHQLKPFEEIDLAERKDRLQVFEEQVLQYSGNRSSEDSSVAPLPESYPYRTRISRNVYEKEKKKLQIELLKVQSWVKESGSRIAAIFEGRDAAGKGGTIKRYMEHLNPRGARVVALEKPSDRERGQWYFQRYINHLPTAGEMVFFDRSWYNRAGVERVMGFCEPHEYLQFMRQAPELERMLVNSGMHLFKFWFSVSREEQLRRFISRRDDPLKHWKLSPVDIESLDRWDAYTEAKNTMFFHTHTGDAPWTIIKSDDKKRARLNCIRFFLHALDYPDRDLKAIGPVDPLIVQVPNAQFKDTINMNAD
- a CDS encoding H-NS histone family protein, whose product is MAARETLDQLLEQKKSLEDRIQRRLASERKKKVNQILAIMRDFEISVADIEAGLKEKQSRPQYRNPKTGATWGGVGKRPKWIVEAQEKGIDIKKFLV
- the grxD gene encoding Grx4 family monothiol glutaredoxin codes for the protein MSIQEEIKQFVNSNRIVLFMKGTKQFPQCGFSSRAVQILQAAGCNDFVTVNVLENPEIRQGIKEYANWPTIPQLYVNGEFVGGSDILMEMYEAGELQDLLKAEA
- a CDS encoding RsmB/NOP family class I SAM-dependent RNA methyltransferase, with translation MTPAQLLHTSTLLGQVLSFEQPADALVSAYFRSHKKLGRQDRHEIAETVFAALRHLQKIQSVLPEPVRQSRRAALAALVLGRGISISALADCTNAEETEFLGYLKAKKTEFAGQLNTAAELPEWLIAQLRAQGWNDEHILAFGRSTATPAPLDLRVNTLQAKRDKVLAQLQSEGIRCEATPYSPWGIRLYDKSALMCHPLFLEGTIEVQDEGSQLLARLTGARRGEIIVDFCAGAGGKTLALGAAMNNSGRLYAFDVAEKRLAKLKPRMVRAGLTNISPQRIGSETDPRLERLIGKADRVLVDAPCSGLGTLRRNPDLKYRQSPERITELAKQQAAILEAAARLVHPGGRLVYATCSVLATENEQQAERFSAAHPDWQLANAAELLPDCPELFSGSPYLQLSTAEHRTDGFFAAVWTRPA
- a CDS encoding DUF3108 domain-containing protein is translated as MTSLTLRLSTAAALCAAALAAPTAAAETAFPKNAELHYIGPYGVPAVMTFNQNGGRYNVNADINVPLYKMRFSSSGSISGNRLQPARYSDTRKGRAYAGATFDYGAKTITYGKAGHTESQPLAGPTFDLFTLAWQLALNNGQLPANLHITNGKRVYPVRGMTRLPSARYNINGASIAVNRFRVQRGDDTIEYSFAPDFANIPALIKYTDDGKTYELKLRSGKIDGTPLQPPK